A genomic stretch from Shewanella sediminis HAW-EB3 includes:
- a CDS encoding phosphate/phosphite/phosphonate ABC transporter substrate-binding protein, producing the protein MKISQFSVQVLFLSCLLSVTGSAYGENDKHSHNSNELGAPRTITFGVVPQQAASTLARLWSPVLAELSQNANFNLRFATAPDIPTFEKRLASGEYDVAYMNPYHYTVFHEAPGYQALVKQKGKQIKGIIVVRKDSPILTIDDLNNKDVVFPAPAAFAASVLPRANLKVRGLENRVKYVGSHDSVYLAVAQGLVDAGGGVKRTFKTMDKATTSQLRVLWETPGYTPHAIAVHPRVPAGIVEELRQGFVELSSSSQGAEVLNVLGLKSFEAAKNSDWDDVRSLGLGTFEKPLENSSDIADKPSVKGEL; encoded by the coding sequence ATGAAAATTTCACAGTTCAGTGTCCAGGTTTTGTTTCTATCATGTTTGTTGAGTGTCACTGGAAGTGCTTATGGTGAAAATGACAAACATTCACACAATAGCAATGAGTTAGGTGCTCCTCGCACGATAACATTTGGTGTTGTTCCCCAGCAGGCTGCTAGCACACTCGCGCGCTTATGGTCTCCGGTGTTGGCTGAATTGTCGCAAAATGCAAATTTCAATTTGCGATTTGCAACGGCGCCGGACATTCCAACTTTTGAAAAGCGGCTCGCTTCGGGTGAATACGATGTCGCCTATATGAACCCCTACCACTACACGGTATTTCATGAAGCTCCCGGTTATCAAGCCTTGGTCAAGCAGAAAGGTAAGCAGATCAAAGGCATTATTGTGGTTCGCAAAGACTCACCTATCCTCACTATCGATGATTTGAATAATAAAGATGTAGTCTTTCCCGCGCCCGCGGCCTTTGCCGCCAGTGTTCTCCCCAGAGCAAACTTAAAGGTAAGAGGGCTTGAGAATCGGGTTAAATATGTCGGTTCTCATGATTCTGTTTACCTCGCGGTGGCGCAGGGCTTGGTAGATGCCGGAGGGGGAGTAAAAAGAACCTTCAAGACGATGGATAAGGCGACGACAAGCCAACTTAGAGTTTTATGGGAGACCCCGGGTTATACCCCTCATGCCATTGCCGTTCATCCAAGAGTTCCGGCAGGTATTGTTGAGGAACTTAGACAAGGTTTTGTCGAGTTATCATCATCTTCCCAAGGTGCTGAAGTGCTAAATGTATTGGGCCTTAAAAGTTTTGAGGCTGCTAAAAATAGCGATTGGGATGATGTACGCTCGCTGGGTTTAGGTACGTTTGAAAAACCTTTAGAAAACTCCAGTGACATAGCTGATAAGCCGTCAGTGAAAGGAGAGCTGTAG
- a CDS encoding SpoIIE family protein phosphatase — protein MTMVMEESATSFRLQTEGLSVLVVEDTHSERCFITHLLEMMGLKVTSCSSGEEAIESYQQEKADMIISDWRMPGMTGPELCQYLKNIDPSLYIILLTANNQTKHTVIGIESGADDFLTKPFIPSILKARVLAGARIVNMQRQLENRNSELNTSLTKEQAYLQQIQKDIDSAAKLQGSLLPTSSTLQNGWKLATQFQPAQELAGDIFQCLEIDDSHLGFYLLDVTGHGIAASMQSFTLAQRLSCNSCDWASLDPALIVTQLNADFEDPEHSGRFATLVLGVVNTTSGKVKLTIAGHPLPILIKGDETEVMDLISGIPLGIDSHYHYEFNTFLLSPEQQLLLYSDGLYECRHPSFGEFGQQRLINSCSKAHQLKPESLLHYLAHAIDLWQEKVPQDDISMMLLSVPKLSVSGTNNRERTVNSAPINIDSADYPQPFKNELLIDSELIDSEPIVTELTRNRFPGNKFSSESIS, from the coding sequence ATGACAATGGTTATGGAAGAGTCTGCGACTTCATTTAGGCTGCAAACAGAAGGCCTCTCCGTCCTTGTGGTTGAAGATACTCACAGTGAACGCTGCTTTATCACACACTTATTAGAGATGATGGGATTAAAAGTAACAAGCTGTAGCAGTGGAGAGGAAGCAATCGAGTCATATCAACAAGAAAAGGCTGACATGATTATCAGTGACTGGAGGATGCCTGGAATGACCGGACCTGAGCTCTGTCAATATCTGAAAAACATTGATCCAAGCCTTTACATTATTCTACTGACAGCCAATAACCAAACTAAACATACAGTTATCGGCATTGAATCCGGTGCCGATGACTTTCTGACGAAACCCTTTATCCCAAGCATACTCAAAGCCAGAGTATTAGCCGGCGCGCGCATTGTGAACATGCAGCGTCAACTTGAAAACAGAAACAGTGAACTCAATACATCCCTGACAAAGGAACAGGCCTACCTGCAGCAGATACAGAAAGATATTGATAGCGCCGCTAAATTGCAAGGCTCGCTGCTTCCGACTTCAAGCACACTACAGAACGGCTGGAAACTTGCCACTCAATTTCAGCCGGCACAAGAACTTGCCGGTGATATATTTCAATGTCTGGAGATCGATGACTCTCATCTGGGATTTTACCTCTTAGATGTTACAGGTCATGGGATCGCAGCCTCAATGCAGAGCTTCACCTTAGCTCAAAGGTTAAGTTGTAATAGCTGTGATTGGGCGAGCCTGGATCCCGCGCTCATTGTCACTCAACTAAACGCTGACTTTGAAGATCCTGAACATTCAGGCAGGTTTGCTACGTTAGTGTTGGGGGTTGTTAATACGACTAGCGGCAAAGTTAAGTTAACGATTGCCGGCCACCCACTTCCCATACTGATTAAAGGGGATGAAACAGAGGTAATGGATCTCATTTCCGGCATACCATTAGGCATAGATAGCCATTACCATTATGAGTTCAACACCTTTCTTCTAAGCCCTGAGCAGCAGCTACTCCTGTATTCCGATGGTCTATACGAATGTCGTCACCCCTCTTTTGGTGAGTTTGGACAGCAAAGACTAATCAATAGTTGCAGCAAGGCACACCAACTTAAACCAGAATCATTACTTCATTATCTGGCTCACGCCATCGATCTTTGGCAAGAAAAAGTCCCCCAGGATGACATCTCTATGATGCTGCTCTCCGTACCAAAGCTCTCAGTCTCAGGAACAAATAATCGGGAACGCACAGTAAACTCGGCCCCTATTAATATCGATTCGGCCGATTATCCTCAGCCGTTCAAAAATGAGCTTCTGATCGATAGTGAACTGATTGATAGTGAACCTATCGTTACTGAATTAACAAGGAACAGGTTTCCGGGTAATAAATTTAGTAGCGAATCTATTAGCTAA
- a CDS encoding STAS domain-containing protein: MKFSPLALDNACLITLPKEMVMSQTPTLRAAITRQIEAGCNKLVLDLHQVEYIDSSGLSILVSALKLTQKKAGEIILLSPSAGVRALIELTRLHQIFTIYEDEAAAIEHICEL, translated from the coding sequence ATGAAATTCTCACCATTAGCGCTCGACAATGCCTGTTTAATTACACTCCCGAAAGAGATGGTGATGTCACAGACTCCCACTCTCAGGGCCGCAATCACACGTCAAATTGAAGCGGGTTGTAATAAACTCGTGTTGGACCTACATCAGGTTGAATATATCGACTCCAGCGGCCTGTCCATTTTAGTCTCCGCACTGAAACTCACTCAGAAGAAAGCAGGAGAGATCATTCTTCTCTCTCCATCTGCGGGGGTGCGCGCATTGATCGAACTCACACGACTACATCAGATATTCACCATCTATGAGGACGAAGCCGCCGCAATAGAGCATATCTGTGAGTTGTAA
- a CDS encoding polysaccharide biosynthesis/export family protein, with the protein MFSNFIQPFKVDLLLVIFSLCFMLSGCVTPTLTQENDLCHQPANAVNKSAVNNSAVKNSTKVEAKPCHYYDSSTPYVRRRWQDDSTVLVNKMESDPTSNSLENEGPGLQTDLKAQFNVLNLSSGDRLNIEILNGEEFSSEVEVNADGFIYLPFIPAIKARGLKIESLKVSIRQLLIDEQLMLAGAIRISITPLKWAPIEVSVSGAVFEPGTHFINHKSDTEITDDNGGHTGDQASGRSIASALRSSGGISPDADIKAITVTRGEQTITLDLSGVIYGSSTPHLTLMAGDHIHVPQLNQFNDELARPSQITAPGIRVFISNLTQPASSNSQSAVDTEATRFPYGTRLLSGAIGANCIGGAQSTNASRHVILITKNPLTKQIDVVERSLDNLMVHSWKPNMNPILLPGDGIACYDSGITNIREIAKTFTEILLPATLLGLL; encoded by the coding sequence ATGTTTTCTAATTTTATTCAGCCATTTAAGGTAGACCTCCTACTAGTCATTTTTAGCCTTTGCTTTATGCTTTCAGGATGTGTCACTCCTACGCTGACTCAAGAAAACGATCTATGTCATCAGCCAGCCAATGCAGTAAACAAGAGTGCAGTAAACAACAGTGCAGTTAAAAACAGCACAAAGGTAGAGGCTAAGCCTTGCCACTATTACGATAGCTCCACACCCTATGTGAGAAGAAGATGGCAAGATGACTCGACAGTTCTCGTCAATAAAATGGAGTCTGATCCCACTTCAAACTCCTTAGAAAACGAAGGGCCGGGTCTACAAACCGACTTAAAAGCGCAATTTAACGTCTTAAACCTCTCCAGTGGCGACAGACTCAATATCGAGATCTTAAACGGTGAGGAGTTTAGCAGTGAAGTCGAGGTCAACGCCGATGGCTTTATCTACCTCCCCTTTATTCCGGCAATCAAGGCACGGGGATTAAAGATTGAATCATTGAAGGTCAGTATCAGACAGTTATTGATCGATGAGCAGTTAATGCTTGCCGGAGCCATCAGGATAAGCATTACCCCGCTAAAATGGGCGCCGATCGAAGTCAGCGTCTCAGGTGCGGTATTTGAACCCGGCACTCACTTTATCAACCATAAATCAGACACCGAGATCACCGATGATAATGGCGGCCATACCGGAGATCAGGCTTCGGGGCGGAGTATCGCTTCGGCCTTAAGATCATCGGGTGGGATCAGTCCGGACGCCGATATCAAGGCCATTACAGTGACCCGTGGCGAGCAAACAATCACCCTGGATCTATCGGGAGTCATCTATGGTAGCTCGACTCCTCACCTGACGTTAATGGCTGGTGATCATATTCATGTACCTCAGCTAAATCAGTTTAATGATGAGCTGGCGAGACCTTCACAAATTACGGCTCCGGGGATCAGAGTATTTATCTCCAACCTGACTCAGCCCGCCAGCAGTAACTCACAATCGGCAGTCGATACTGAAGCCACCCGCTTTCCCTACGGAACTCGCCTGCTCAGCGGCGCCATAGGTGCAAACTGTATCGGGGGCGCGCAAAGCACCAACGCGAGCCGACACGTTATTTTGATCACAAAAAACCCGCTCACCAAACAGATCGATGTTGTCGAACGGTCACTGGATAACTTAATGGTTCATTCGTGGAAGCCCAACATGAACCCTATCTTGCTGCCCGGCGACGGTATCGCCTGTTACGACTCTGGGATCACCAATATCCGGGAGATTGCCAAAACTTTCACCGAAATATTACTGCCAGCAACCTTACTCGGCCTACTTTAA
- a CDS encoding ATP-binding protein, whose product MNSIQLNLSQSVWNSNLLCQELEQFLQQNCVQIQQRFKVITCVLEALSNVLEHTDNQCEDIVIIMHCNQDRITIDLLDNAPYAPFGDQIECPSPFSISGRGLWIIQNWMDQVRFQASVAGTHLRLSLLRS is encoded by the coding sequence ATGAATAGTATTCAATTAAATTTATCTCAAAGTGTCTGGAACAGTAATCTACTATGCCAGGAGCTGGAGCAATTTCTGCAACAAAACTGCGTACAAATTCAGCAGAGGTTTAAAGTCATCACCTGTGTGCTCGAAGCATTATCAAATGTCCTCGAACATACGGATAATCAATGCGAAGACATAGTCATCATTATGCATTGTAATCAAGACCGCATAACCATAGATCTTTTAGACAATGCTCCCTACGCGCCTTTCGGCGATCAGATCGAATGCCCCTCTCCCTTCTCTATCTCAGGCCGGGGATTGTGGATCATTCAAAACTGGATGGATCAGGTGAGGTTTCAGGCATCCGTGGCCGGCACACACCTTAGATTAAGTCTGTTGAGAAGTTAG
- a CDS encoding exopolysaccharide biosynthesis protein, whose product MKNKHHPSQLLWLKRAAIKGSSLPVNARRWVYIKTALAALTLIWTLAIIAIANTPARFVSKWTLILPGAGAGALVSLDSIGQATSTSSSPYLSSAIDPRENYKALSMSQILLDAAAKTVKLTPQAMGKPKLKLPNQTGLMQFNISSTTAQEAQDKAWAHYHSLQALLSQLREDEINQRENGIKMGIDGFATKVSQSQAKILNFQSQIGLVSLDQFKELALTIERLRHSKVNMVSKLQGVIASQKMLEMHLSLNAQQAADLLKLKNDQLYQQLLVIYTESTTTLAEYSGRYGKKHPQIMTQTQQQQALFRALRKRCKILLGYQDDTLMLMLSADDIDGRAQLMKQLLSVTTEAEGLSHELRSLTEQINAWDTRLEDSNDDAAKLEDLHREHQVATAVFTSALAKMDVGKADIYSAYPLLQLLAPPSLPLKANTMARVLTLLGGIVASIFSLAGLSIMWIRKPILQKILTT is encoded by the coding sequence ATGAAAAACAAACATCACCCAAGCCAGCTTCTCTGGTTAAAAAGAGCCGCGATTAAGGGCAGCAGCTTGCCTGTTAATGCGCGTCGCTGGGTGTATATAAAAACAGCATTAGCGGCTCTAACACTGATCTGGACACTAGCGATCATTGCGATAGCGAATACTCCCGCACGTTTTGTCAGTAAGTGGACACTTATCCTGCCGGGCGCCGGAGCAGGAGCATTAGTCAGCTTAGACAGTATAGGTCAGGCCACCAGCACAAGCAGCTCTCCCTACTTAAGCTCGGCCATCGACCCCAGAGAGAATTATAAGGCACTGTCGATGAGCCAGATCTTACTCGATGCCGCCGCCAAAACCGTAAAGCTGACACCTCAGGCCATGGGAAAGCCCAAGTTAAAGCTGCCAAATCAAACGGGATTGATGCAGTTCAATATCAGTAGCACTACGGCACAAGAGGCACAGGATAAGGCGTGGGCGCACTACCACAGTTTACAGGCACTGCTGTCTCAACTCAGAGAAGATGAGATTAATCAAAGAGAGAATGGGATCAAGATGGGCATCGATGGGTTTGCCACTAAGGTGAGCCAGAGTCAGGCAAAGATACTCAACTTTCAATCTCAGATAGGACTGGTATCACTGGATCAATTTAAGGAGCTTGCGCTCACAATAGAGAGGCTCAGACACAGTAAGGTTAATATGGTCTCTAAGTTACAGGGCGTAATAGCAAGCCAGAAAATGCTGGAAATGCACCTGTCCCTTAACGCCCAACAGGCTGCCGATCTGCTCAAGCTGAAGAATGATCAGTTGTACCAGCAGCTACTGGTGATTTATACAGAATCGACCACTACTCTCGCAGAATATTCAGGGCGTTATGGTAAGAAGCACCCCCAGATCATGACCCAAACTCAGCAACAACAAGCACTTTTTCGCGCATTAAGAAAACGCTGCAAAATTCTATTAGGTTATCAGGACGACACCCTTATGTTGATGCTGTCTGCCGATGATATCGATGGCCGGGCACAGTTAATGAAACAACTGCTCTCTGTGACTACTGAGGCGGAAGGGTTAAGCCACGAGCTCCGCTCCCTTACAGAACAGATAAACGCCTGGGACACTCGTCTGGAGGACAGTAATGATGACGCCGCAAAACTTGAAGATCTTCACCGGGAACATCAGGTCGCCACGGCCGTATTTACCTCGGCGCTAGCTAAAATGGATGTAGGAAAAGCCGATATCTACTCGGCCTACCCTCTACTTCAACTACTCGCTCCACCAAGTTTGCCATTGAAGGCCAACACTATGGCAAGGGTTTTAACCTTACTGGGCGGAATTGTAGCTTCCATTTTTTCACTAGCGGGTTTAAGCATCATGTGGATCAGAAAACCGATACTGCAGAAGATCTTAACGACTTGA